One window from the genome of Nitrosospira multiformis encodes:
- a CDS encoding cell envelope integrity protein TolA translates to MALRGSSHVEPGRIPAGVLAVLVHIIFFAFMIFGLNWKTYPPEVMMVDLWSNLPQPQPPVIQATPPPPAPAPVQPPPEVKPLPPEPQTPPPPPKPDIALKEKIEKPKPLEKKQPVEKDQKELKEKELKAQKEKEQKEKEQKEKKEKEQELKAQKEKELKDQQARVAAEVEQLQREQEANNKLQAQAAAQSRLGNEIAEYKAKILAKIKSHIIMPPDLPGNPVAEFDVTLLPGGDILDVKLRKSSGFAAFDSAVERAIFLAKPLPLPPDPALFPKFRNLSLKVHYRE, encoded by the coding sequence ATGGCATTGCGAGGCTCCTCGCACGTTGAGCCAGGGCGCATACCAGCAGGCGTGCTGGCGGTGCTGGTGCATATCATTTTTTTCGCGTTCATGATTTTCGGTCTCAACTGGAAAACTTATCCACCGGAAGTCATGATGGTGGATTTATGGAGTAATCTGCCCCAACCGCAGCCGCCGGTTATCCAGGCAACGCCGCCACCCCCGGCACCCGCGCCTGTCCAGCCGCCGCCCGAAGTAAAGCCGCTGCCGCCGGAACCACAGACGCCACCCCCGCCCCCCAAGCCGGATATCGCACTCAAGGAAAAGATTGAGAAACCTAAGCCCTTGGAAAAGAAGCAACCGGTAGAAAAAGATCAAAAAGAACTGAAAGAAAAAGAACTGAAAGCGCAAAAAGAAAAGGAACAAAAAGAAAAGGAGCAAAAAGAGAAAAAGGAGAAAGAGCAAGAACTGAAGGCGCAGAAAGAAAAGGAATTGAAGGACCAGCAAGCAAGGGTAGCCGCCGAGGTAGAGCAGCTTCAGCGAGAGCAGGAAGCAAATAACAAGCTTCAGGCACAGGCGGCGGCGCAGTCTCGCCTGGGAAATGAAATAGCGGAATACAAGGCCAAAATACTGGCTAAAATCAAAAGCCATATCATCATGCCGCCCGATTTACCAGGCAACCCGGTCGCGGAATTCGACGTTACACTGCTGCCCGGCGGTGACATTCTCGATGTCAAGTTGCGTAAAAGCAGCGGGTTTGCCGCTTTCGACAGCGCGGTGGAGCGCGCCATTTTTCTGGCCAAACCACTTCCCTTGCCACCCGATCCCGCATTATTTCCAAAATTCCGTAATTTAAGCCTCAAGGTACATTATCGTGAATGA
- a CDS encoding arginyltransferase, translated as MSQLNDLPSSVLQFYTTASYPCSYLPEKLARSQVATPSHLIDTGVYGELVKAGFRRSGAFTYRPYCDNCRACVPVRIAVDELVLRRAHRRSWKRHQHLVATQHDLYYHPDHYALYLRYQTQRHYGGGMDRDSREQYRHFLLPSNVNSRLVEFHENGQLRMISIIDKLPDGISSVYTFFDPDVPGASFGTYNILWQAQQCLALRLPYLYLGYWIKESRKMAYKAGFRPLQGLTDGQWEPLSHIQSRSFA; from the coding sequence ATGAGCCAATTGAATGATCTGCCTTCATCGGTACTACAGTTTTACACTACCGCGTCTTATCCGTGTAGCTATCTACCGGAAAAATTAGCACGGTCACAGGTGGCGACACCCAGTCATCTGATCGATACCGGTGTCTATGGCGAACTGGTAAAGGCCGGCTTCCGCCGCAGCGGCGCATTTACCTATCGTCCTTACTGCGATAACTGCCGCGCTTGTGTACCCGTACGGATTGCCGTTGATGAATTGGTTCTCAGGCGTGCTCATCGCCGCTCCTGGAAACGGCACCAGCACCTGGTTGCAACGCAGCACGATCTGTATTATCACCCGGACCACTACGCACTCTATCTGCGCTATCAGACGCAACGTCATTATGGTGGCGGCATGGATCGCGACAGTCGCGAACAATATCGCCATTTTCTGCTGCCAAGCAACGTCAATTCCAGGCTGGTTGAGTTCCACGAAAACGGGCAGCTGCGCATGATCAGCATCATCGACAAACTGCCCGACGGGATATCGTCTGTCTATACCTTTTTCGATCCGGATGTGCCGGGGGCGAGCTTTGGCACTTACAATATCCTGTGGCAAGCGCAACAGTGCCTTGCGCTAAGACTCCCCTATCTCTATCTGGGATACTGGATCAAGGAAAGCCGGAAAATGGCCTACAAAGCTGGTTTCAGGCCGTTACAAGGCTTGACCGACGGGCAATGGGAGCCGTTGAGTCACATACAAAGCAGAAGTTTCGCGTAG
- the tolB gene encoding Tol-Pal system beta propeller repeat protein TolB produces the protein MQIRSPEFFPYVLVLFLWLIGTPAHAALDIEIFGGGATQIPIAIVPFAAEEKLNQGITPVVAADLQRSGLFRMVDPAGLAPHEPVEVVYSEWINRGANALVIGSTTALPGGQVAVRVRLLDVAKQVQLASYTETVPVGQLRAAAHRIADLIYEKLTGDVGVFSTRIAYVVKEGKKYSLQVADADGFNAQPVIEYTEPIISPAWSPDGKQLAYVSFENKKPVVYVQTLATRTRKAVANFKGSNSAPAWSPDGKRLAVVLSLVGGSQIFLINADGSGLQRFTQSSGIDTEPSFSPDGQSIIFTSDRGGSPQIYRMQITGRPSGMAERLTFEGSYNVSPDYSRDGKSFTFIHRNGDKFNVATQDLATRQVQLLTDSRFDESPSFAPNGRIILYATEVKGRGILSAVSSDGRTRQQLSTQAGDVREPAWGPLPGLQ, from the coding sequence ATGCAGATTCGCTCGCCTGAATTTTTCCCATATGTCCTTGTCTTGTTCCTGTGGCTGATTGGCACGCCCGCCCATGCCGCACTCGACATCGAAATTTTTGGCGGGGGTGCGACACAGATTCCTATCGCTATTGTTCCCTTCGCCGCGGAGGAAAAGCTCAATCAGGGTATCACACCGGTGGTGGCTGCAGATTTGCAGCGCAGTGGCTTGTTCAGAATGGTTGATCCGGCCGGCCTTGCGCCGCACGAACCCGTCGAAGTCGTTTATTCAGAATGGATCAATCGCGGCGCCAATGCGCTGGTAATCGGCAGCACCACGGCCCTGCCCGGCGGCCAGGTAGCCGTGCGCGTCCGTCTGCTGGACGTCGCAAAACAGGTGCAATTGGCCAGCTATACTGAAACCGTTCCCGTAGGGCAGTTGCGTGCCGCCGCACATCGAATAGCGGATCTGATTTATGAAAAATTAACCGGTGATGTAGGGGTATTCAGCACCCGTATCGCCTATGTGGTGAAAGAAGGTAAAAAATATTCATTACAGGTAGCGGATGCCGATGGGTTTAATGCCCAACCGGTGATTGAGTATACCGAGCCGATTATTTCGCCCGCGTGGTCACCGGATGGCAAGCAACTGGCCTACGTATCCTTCGAGAACAAGAAGCCAGTAGTTTATGTGCAGACCCTTGCAACGCGGACACGCAAGGCGGTGGCCAATTTCAAGGGGAGCAACAGCGCACCGGCCTGGTCGCCGGACGGAAAGAGGCTGGCGGTGGTACTATCTCTGGTGGGTGGCTCGCAGATTTTTTTGATTAACGCTGATGGCAGCGGCTTGCAAAGGTTCACCCAGAGTTCCGGAATCGATACCGAACCCAGCTTTTCGCCTGATGGCCAGTCGATCATTTTTACTTCCGATCGCGGCGGCAGTCCGCAAATCTATCGTATGCAAATAACGGGACGCCCATCGGGAATGGCGGAGCGCCTTACCTTCGAGGGCAGCTATAATGTCAGTCCCGATTACAGCCGGGATGGAAAAAGCTTTACCTTTATTCATCGCAATGGTGATAAATTCAATGTCGCGACACAGGATCTGGCAACCCGTCAGGTGCAATTGCTCACTGATTCGAGATTCGATGAGTCTCCCAGTTTTGCGCCCAACGGCAGGATCATTTTGTATGCGACCGAGGTAAAGGGCCGTGGTATATTATCCGCAGTATCAAGTGATGGCAGAACAAGGCAACAGCTTTCAACACAAGCTGGTGATGTAAGAGAGCCGGCGTGGGGCCCTTTGCCAGGGCTGCAATAA
- the tolQ gene encoding protein TolQ, producing the protein MSASVTQDMSLFHLIGSASLPVQLVMALLLVTSFLSWWFIFRKLFVIRQAIKQSDEFENVFWKGPDLNALFQSAASARHTAGSMERIFEAGFREFIKHKRQPGMDISTVMDGTRRAMRATYQREMDSLESHLSFLATVGSVSPYVGLFGTVWGIMNSFRGLSNVTQATIAHVAPGIAEALIATAMGLFAAIPAVIAYNRYANNIDRLATRFESFMEELSNVLQRQATG; encoded by the coding sequence ATGAGCGCATCGGTAACGCAGGATATGTCCCTTTTCCACCTCATCGGCAGCGCCAGCCTGCCGGTGCAACTGGTGATGGCGTTATTGCTGGTGACGTCATTTTTGTCGTGGTGGTTTATCTTTCGCAAACTATTTGTCATCCGTCAGGCGATAAAGCAGAGCGATGAATTCGAGAATGTTTTCTGGAAAGGCCCCGATCTCAATGCGCTCTTCCAAAGCGCCGCCAGCGCGCGCCATACGGCAGGGAGTATGGAACGGATTTTTGAGGCGGGATTCCGTGAGTTCATCAAACACAAGCGCCAGCCGGGGATGGATATCAGTACCGTGATGGATGGTACACGCCGGGCCATGCGGGCCACCTATCAGCGAGAGATGGACAGTCTCGAGTCGCATCTTTCCTTTCTGGCGACGGTGGGGTCGGTAAGTCCCTACGTCGGCTTGTTCGGCACCGTCTGGGGAATCATGAATTCTTTCCGGGGGCTGTCCAACGTTACCCAGGCCACCATTGCTCATGTCGCACCGGGCATTGCGGAAGCATTGATAGCGACCGCGATGGGTTTGTTTGCGGCAATTCCCGCGGTCATTGCCTATAATCGTTATGCTAACAACATAGATCGGCTGGCGACCCGTTTCGAGAGTTTCATGGAAGAATTGTCCAATGTGTTACAGCGGCAAGCAACCGGATAA
- the pal gene encoding peptidoglycan-associated lipoprotein Pal: MKNIFGVLLISLLVACSSQSTKPSAEVEDKSIGTQSGAVESGGPTTGAVPNLNPLTDPNNILSKRSVYFDFDSYVVKDEYRSLVQAHAQYLRDNGNARVLLQGNADERGSREYNLALGQRRADAVRNAMTLSGAKESQIESVSLGEEKPRATGHDESSWAENRRTDIRYQGE, translated from the coding sequence ATGAAAAACATATTTGGCGTGTTATTGATCAGTTTGCTGGTGGCATGCTCCAGCCAGAGTACGAAGCCCTCCGCTGAAGTGGAGGACAAGTCCATCGGCACCCAGTCGGGGGCGGTTGAAAGCGGCGGTCCTACAACCGGGGCCGTACCCAACCTGAACCCGCTTACCGATCCAAACAATATCCTCTCCAAACGCAGCGTCTACTTTGACTTCGATAGCTATGTCGTGAAGGATGAATATCGATCTCTGGTGCAGGCCCACGCCCAGTACCTGCGCGACAATGGAAATGCCAGAGTGCTGTTGCAAGGTAACGCCGATGAACGCGGCAGCCGGGAATACAACCTCGCACTGGGTCAGCGCCGCGCCGATGCGGTAAGGAATGCCATGACATTGTCGGGTGCCAAGGAATCCCAGATCGAATCCGTCAGTCTGGGTGAGGAAAAACCCCGGGCGACAGGCCATGATGAATCCTCGTGGGCCGAGAACCGCCGCACTGATATCCGCTATCAGGGCGAGTAA
- the aat gene encoding leucyl/phenylalanyl-tRNA--protein transferase has product MIPWLTPESHFPPLDTALLKPSGLLAAGGDLSPQRLIEAYRRGIFPWFNEGEPILWWSPDPRMVLFPGELKISRSLRKTLKKDNYEIRVDNAFSEVMQACAAPRGEQPGTWIHAEMISAYTALHEMGVAHSVEVWMRGELMGGLYGVAQGKVFFGESMFSRIPDTSKIAFVHLVKQLERWGFHMIDCQMKTTHLASLGGREISREEFGQKLKELVNYTERVEKWCFDHEPIE; this is encoded by the coding sequence ATGATTCCCTGGCTCACTCCTGAATCTCATTTTCCCCCGTTGGACACTGCGCTTCTCAAGCCCAGCGGCCTGCTTGCCGCAGGTGGAGATCTCTCGCCGCAGCGTCTGATCGAAGCCTACCGCCGCGGAATTTTTCCCTGGTTTAACGAGGGTGAACCTATTCTATGGTGGAGCCCCGATCCGCGCATGGTGCTGTTTCCAGGTGAGCTTAAAATCTCTCGATCGCTAAGAAAAACGCTGAAGAAGGATAACTATGAAATTCGTGTCGATAACGCTTTTAGCGAGGTTATGCAAGCGTGCGCCGCGCCGCGCGGGGAGCAACCCGGGACGTGGATCCACGCGGAAATGATCTCAGCCTACACTGCGTTGCATGAAATGGGGGTGGCCCATTCCGTCGAAGTTTGGATGCGCGGCGAATTAATGGGTGGGCTATACGGCGTTGCTCAGGGAAAGGTATTTTTTGGAGAATCAATGTTCTCCCGCATCCCGGATACTTCCAAAATTGCATTCGTGCATTTGGTAAAACAACTGGAACGCTGGGGTTTTCACATGATCGACTGTCAAATGAAAACCACGCATCTCGCTTCCCTCGGCGGGCGTGAAATTTCCCGGGAGGAATTTGGTCAGAAATTAAAAGAATTGGTAAACTATACCGAGCGAGTTGAAAAATGGTGCTTCGATCATGAGCCAATTGAATGA
- a CDS encoding tetratricopeptide repeat protein: protein MKRAIFSFVLILVVVGGHAQAAAEWEMLNSEVESLYQQGDYIQATSVAKKALQTAEQTRDPLHPDVATSLNSLALLHSAQGQYTQAEPLFKRALAIFEKSVGPESPEVAASLNNLATLYRNQEQYAQAEPLYKRALAIDEKTLGPDHPNVAISLNNLGQLYEAQGQYAQAEPLLKRALAILEKALGPDHPNVAISLNNLAQLYQAQEQYAQAEPLYKRTFTISKKAFGPDHPNVALSLNNLGGLYRDQGKFAHAEPLFKRALAISEKTLGPDHPNVATSLENLAQLYRDIGYASKATPLEKRAAAIRKMQR from the coding sequence ATGAAGCGGGCTATTTTTTCTTTTGTTCTCATTCTCGTGGTGGTTGGCGGACACGCTCAGGCCGCTGCGGAATGGGAAATGCTCAATTCGGAGGTGGAATCCCTTTATCAGCAGGGAGACTATATCCAGGCCACCTCAGTGGCGAAGAAGGCGCTGCAAACAGCCGAACAAACCCGGGATCCCCTTCATCCCGACGTGGCCACGAGTTTGAATAGCCTTGCCTTATTGCATAGTGCACAAGGTCAATATACCCAGGCCGAGCCGCTTTTCAAGCGTGCACTGGCCATTTTTGAGAAATCGGTTGGCCCGGAGAGCCCCGAAGTCGCGGCGAGCCTGAATAATCTTGCGACACTGTACAGAAATCAAGAGCAATATGCGCAGGCCGAGCCGCTCTACAAGCGTGCGTTGGCGATTGATGAGAAAACCCTCGGCCCGGATCATCCCAATGTCGCCATCAGCCTGAACAACCTCGGCCAGCTATACGAAGCTCAGGGACAGTATGCGCAGGCTGAGCCGCTTCTCAAACGCGCGCTGGCGATTTTAGAAAAGGCGCTCGGCCCAGATCATCCCAATGTTGCCATAAGCCTGAACAATCTGGCTCAACTATACCAGGCCCAGGAACAATATGCGCAAGCCGAACCGCTTTATAAGCGCACATTTACCATTTCAAAAAAAGCGTTCGGCCCGGATCATCCGAACGTGGCACTCAGTCTGAATAACCTGGGAGGATTGTATAGAGACCAAGGGAAATTCGCGCATGCGGAGCCGCTTTTCAAGCGCGCGCTGGCGATTTCTGAAAAAACGCTTGGCCCGGATCATCCCAATGTTGCGACGAGCCTTGAAAACTTGGCGCAGCTATATCGTGATATTGGCTATGCAAGCAAAGCGACGCCTTTGGAGAAACGTGCGGCAGCCATACGGAAAATGCAACGATAG
- the ruvB gene encoding Holliday junction branch migration DNA helicase RuvB, with protein sequence MIETDRLIASAPVSLQEEELERALRPKHLNEYVGQEKIRGQLQIFIEAARRRREALDHVLLFGPPGLGKTTLAHIIAREMGVSLRQTSGPVLERPGDLAALLTNLEPNDVLFIDEIHRLSPVVEEILYPALEDYQLDIMIGEGPAARSVKLDLPPFTLVGATTRAGMLTNPLRDRFGIISRLEFYSVEELTKIVTRSAGLLNVEISPDGAVEIARRSRGTPRIVNRLLRRVRDFAEVKADGYITRPVADAALIMLDVDLIGLDVMDRKLLLAVMEKFGGGPVGVDNLAAAISEERGTIEDVLEPYLIQQGYMKRTPRGRMATVIAYRHFGMALPKNGLSGELWEDSQ encoded by the coding sequence ATGATTGAAACCGATCGATTAATCGCCTCTGCACCTGTTTCTCTTCAGGAAGAAGAGCTGGAGCGTGCGCTGCGTCCCAAGCACCTGAACGAATACGTCGGCCAGGAAAAAATTCGCGGGCAGTTGCAGATATTCATCGAAGCGGCGAGGCGGCGCCGGGAAGCGCTCGATCACGTGCTGCTGTTCGGCCCGCCCGGTTTGGGCAAAACCACGCTTGCCCATATCATTGCGAGAGAGATGGGCGTGAGTCTGCGTCAGACTTCCGGCCCGGTATTGGAGCGTCCCGGTGATCTGGCGGCGCTGCTGACCAATCTTGAACCCAACGATGTACTGTTTATCGACGAAATTCACCGTCTTTCACCGGTGGTGGAGGAAATTCTTTACCCCGCGCTGGAGGATTATCAGCTTGACATCATGATTGGCGAAGGCCCCGCGGCGCGATCGGTCAAGCTCGATTTGCCGCCGTTTACCCTGGTGGGCGCCACCACGCGTGCGGGCATGCTGACCAACCCGTTGCGTGATCGCTTTGGCATTATTTCGCGGCTGGAGTTTTATTCAGTGGAAGAGCTGACCAAAATTGTCACGCGCTCGGCGGGGTTGTTGAATGTTGAAATTTCTCCCGATGGAGCGGTGGAAATCGCGCGCCGCTCGCGCGGCACGCCACGCATCGTCAACCGCCTGCTGCGGCGGGTGCGCGATTTCGCTGAAGTGAAAGCCGACGGTTACATTACCCGTCCGGTGGCGGATGCGGCATTGATCATGCTGGATGTGGATCTCATCGGCCTCGACGTGATGGACAGAAAACTGCTGCTGGCCGTCATGGAAAAATTCGGCGGAGGGCCGGTGGGTGTTGATAATCTCGCCGCCGCCATCAGCGAAGAGCGCGGCACCATCGAAGATGTGCTGGAGCCCTACCTGATCCAGCAGGGCTACATGAAGCGCACGCCGCGTGGCCGCATGGCCACGGTCATCGCCTATCGGCATTTCGGCATGGCGCTACCGAAGAACGGGTTGAGCGGCGAGTTGTGGGAAGACAGTCAATAG
- the ybgF gene encoding tol-pal system protein YbgF: MRLRAFWLSLLIGCNASYAGLFDDEEARKQIAAQQALIGDLRNQGRTLEARIVKLEETLNDQPLLELHNQIETLRLDMNKLQGQIEVLVNENELTQKRQKDFYIDLDSRLRRLEQPDESAASESPAPPATKSEAAPEPSIETPARVVAVIPPPASAAATESVESRDYEAAYSLFKNAKYQEAISQFKQFIKSYPGSSLVPSAHYWTGNAYYAKRDFKNAISTQEKLIATFPASSKAPDAMLNIASSQQEMNQKAAAKKTLENLIAKYPGSDAAQKAKQRLASRK; the protein is encoded by the coding sequence GTGCGGTTGCGCGCTTTCTGGTTATCGTTACTGATCGGTTGTAATGCCAGTTACGCCGGACTATTCGACGACGAGGAAGCGCGTAAGCAGATCGCGGCACAGCAGGCATTGATTGGAGATCTGCGCAATCAAGGGCGCACGCTGGAAGCACGCATTGTCAAACTTGAAGAAACGCTCAACGATCAGCCGCTATTGGAACTCCACAACCAGATCGAGACGCTCAGGCTCGACATGAACAAGTTGCAGGGCCAGATTGAAGTACTGGTCAATGAGAATGAGTTGACGCAGAAGCGGCAGAAGGATTTTTACATTGATCTGGATAGTCGATTGAGGCGCTTAGAGCAGCCGGACGAATCCGCCGCTTCAGAATCTCCCGCTCCGCCCGCCACCAAGTCTGAGGCCGCACCGGAACCTAGTATCGAGACGCCTGCCAGGGTTGTCGCGGTGATTCCACCCCCGGCAAGTGCTGCAGCAACGGAAAGCGTGGAGAGCCGTGATTACGAGGCTGCCTATAGCCTTTTCAAGAATGCCAAGTATCAAGAGGCCATTTCCCAGTTCAAGCAATTTATCAAAAGCTACCCAGGGTCCAGCCTTGTGCCGAGCGCTCATTACTGGACCGGTAATGCTTATTACGCGAAGCGTGACTTCAAGAACGCCATCAGTACTCAGGAAAAACTGATCGCCACGTTCCCCGCTAGCTCCAAGGCTCCCGACGCGATGCTTAACATTGCCAGTAGTCAGCAGGAAATGAATCAGAAAGCTGCTGCCAAGAAGACCCTGGAAAATCTTATTGCCAAATATCCGGGGAGCGACGCGGCACAAAAGGCCAAGCAGCGGCTGGCCAGCAGAAAATAG
- the ybgC gene encoding tol-pal system-associated acyl-CoA thioesterase yields the protein MRTTAEDDNLMVNSDKTIFTLPVRVYYQDTDAGGVVYHSTYLDFMERARYEWLRELGFDIHSLIQTHKVIFMIRSLNIEYFKPALLDDLLQVAVQPTELGRSRITLSQHMLRGEVTLASATVHAVCVGADSLKPVSVPAPLRHKLGKLS from the coding sequence ATGAGAACAACGGCAGAAGATGACAACTTGATGGTAAATTCGGACAAGACTATTTTCACCCTGCCGGTCCGGGTTTATTATCAGGACACCGACGCGGGCGGAGTGGTTTATCATTCAACTTATCTTGATTTCATGGAGCGCGCCCGCTACGAATGGTTGCGGGAACTGGGATTTGATATTCATTCATTGATTCAGACTCACAAGGTAATTTTCATGATACGTTCACTCAATATTGAATACTTCAAACCAGCTTTGCTGGACGATTTGTTACAGGTGGCCGTGCAGCCTACCGAACTAGGCAGAAGCCGCATAACACTCTCCCAGCATATGCTGCGTGGCGAAGTCACTTTGGCCAGTGCCACTGTCCATGCGGTATGTGTGGGCGCCGACAGCCTCAAACCAGTAAGCGTGCCCGCGCCGCTGCGTCATAAACTTGGAAAACTCTCATGA
- the queC gene encoding 7-cyano-7-deazaguanine synthase QueC, producing the protein MIKAVVLLSGGLDSATTLAVARNSGYECYALSVDYGQRHGSELAAAAAVARFLGACEHKIIKVDLSTFGGSALTDKSIAVPTEGTKTGIPVTYVPARNTIMLSLALAWAEVLKSCDIFVGVNAVDYSGYPDCRPEYVAAFEEMANLATKTAIEGARLSIHAPLINLSKAEIILQGISLGVDYSLTVSCYQANEAGLACGVCDSCRLRRAGFESADMPDVTRYKPKSGG; encoded by the coding sequence ATGATAAAGGCGGTGGTGCTTTTATCAGGGGGGCTGGATTCCGCCACCACGCTTGCCGTCGCCCGCAATAGCGGATATGAGTGTTATGCTTTAAGCGTGGACTATGGACAGCGCCACGGATCGGAACTGGCTGCTGCTGCGGCAGTGGCGCGGTTCCTTGGCGCTTGTGAGCATAAAATCATAAAAGTCGATTTGAGCACGTTCGGCGGATCGGCGCTCACTGATAAATCCATTGCTGTACCAACCGAAGGAACGAAAACGGGTATCCCCGTTACTTACGTCCCAGCCCGAAATACCATCATGCTGTCGCTTGCCCTGGCTTGGGCCGAGGTACTCAAAAGCTGCGATATTTTTGTTGGCGTGAATGCGGTGGACTATTCCGGCTATCCGGATTGCCGCCCGGAATACGTCGCGGCATTTGAAGAAATGGCGAATCTCGCCACCAAAACCGCAATCGAAGGTGCCAGGCTGAGTATTCATGCGCCGCTCATCAATTTGTCGAAGGCGGAGATTATTCTGCAGGGAATTTCGCTGGGCGTGGATTACAGCCTGACGGTGTCGTGCTATCAAGCGAATGAAGCAGGGCTGGCTTGCGGCGTATGCGATTCGTGCCGATTACGCCGAGCGGGGTTTGAATCAGCGGATATGCCGGATGTGACACGTTACAAACCCAAATCCGGCGGTTGA
- the tolR gene encoding protein TolR, producing the protein MTERRAKRRLMNEINVVPYIDVMLVLLVIFMITAPLISPGQIELPQIGKSLTPPVAPLEVIIKADGSLRLHDRATSGGEQKVSRTELVDAIKRKQAQNAEQAVVIAADKSVRYEEVTNVMDILQQQQVKKVGLLARPKS; encoded by the coding sequence GTGACCGAGCGCCGAGCCAAACGCCGTCTGATGAATGAAATAAACGTCGTGCCGTACATCGACGTAATGCTGGTATTGCTCGTGATATTCATGATTACGGCGCCGCTTATCAGCCCTGGTCAGATTGAATTGCCGCAAATTGGCAAATCACTCACGCCCCCGGTTGCGCCGCTGGAAGTGATCATCAAGGCCGACGGTAGCCTGAGATTACACGATCGCGCCACGTCAGGCGGTGAACAAAAAGTCAGCCGGACCGAGCTGGTCGATGCAATCAAACGGAAGCAGGCGCAAAACGCTGAGCAGGCGGTAGTGATCGCCGCCGACAAAAGTGTGCGTTACGAAGAAGTGACGAATGTGATGGATATTCTGCAACAGCAGCAGGTGAAGAAGGTGGGGCTGCTGGCCAGGCCGAAATCTTGA
- the queE gene encoding 7-carboxy-7-deazaguanine synthase QueE yields MVHTPFPSQHTITQPADAVNLRISEIFFSLQGETSRAGLPTVFVRLTGCPLRCGYCDTGYAFYGGKSLSISAILTEVASYMPHYVTVTGGEPLAQKECLTLLRLLCDAGYSVSLETSGALDVSKVDARVSRILDIKTPGSGEAEKNLWSNLDHLTRHDEVKFVLCDEADYQWAVEAIRGRKLDLICPLLFSPVYDKLAPATLAEWVLRDRLPVRVQIQLHKLLWGEGPGR; encoded by the coding sequence ATGGTTCATACCCCTTTTCCGTCGCAACACACCATTACGCAACCTGCCGATGCGGTAAATTTACGCATCAGCGAAATATTTTTTTCTCTGCAGGGAGAGACTAGCCGTGCCGGGTTGCCCACAGTATTTGTGCGCCTTACCGGATGTCCCTTGCGTTGCGGTTATTGCGACACCGGATATGCGTTCTATGGGGGCAAGAGCCTATCAATTTCCGCCATTCTGACGGAGGTTGCCAGCTATATGCCGCATTATGTTACGGTCACCGGTGGCGAGCCCCTGGCGCAGAAAGAATGCCTGACCCTGCTCAGACTGTTGTGCGATGCCGGTTACTCGGTTTCACTTGAAACCAGCGGCGCACTGGATGTTTCCAAGGTGGATGCGCGTGTTTCCCGAATTCTGGACATCAAAACCCCTGGTTCAGGGGAAGCGGAGAAAAACCTATGGTCCAATCTCGACCATCTTACCCGCCACGATGAAGTCAAGTTTGTACTGTGCGATGAAGCGGATTATCAATGGGCGGTTGAAGCAATACGTGGGCGTAAACTGGATCTCATCTGCCCCCTCTTATTCTCACCGGTTTACGACAAGCTTGCTCCCGCAACACTCGCGGAATGGGTGCTACGTGATCGTCTGCCGGTACGGGTACAGATCCAGCTGCACAAGCTGCTGTGGGGTGAAGGGCCGGGGCGATGA